In Halomonas alkalicola, the following proteins share a genomic window:
- a CDS encoding bifunctional adenosylcobinamide kinase/adenosylcobinamide-phosphate guanylyltransferase, with the protein MIAFVSGGARSGKSRHAEALAGALHAERGGRRWYLATARASDAEMAARIARHRRERDDGWHTLEAPLALETALAELGEGDSVLLDCLTLWASQWLYAGGGSEAEGEAMLVRVIEAARERDIALVVVSNDLNEDLPPEDAETWRYLAFLQRLHGRLAREADRVIEVVAGLPIDWKPAAELDEEILQ; encoded by the coding sequence CGTCAGCGGTGGCGCCCGCTCCGGCAAGAGCCGCCACGCCGAGGCGCTGGCCGGCGCGCTTCACGCCGAGCGCGGCGGCCGGCGCTGGTACCTGGCCACGGCGCGGGCCTCGGACGCCGAGATGGCCGCGCGCATCGCCCGCCACCGCCGCGAGCGCGATGACGGCTGGCATACCCTGGAGGCGCCCCTGGCCCTGGAGACCGCCCTGGCCGAGCTGGGGGAGGGCGACAGCGTGCTGCTCGACTGCCTGACCCTGTGGGCCAGCCAGTGGCTCTATGCCGGCGGTGGCAGCGAGGCGGAGGGGGAGGCGATGCTGGTTCGGGTGATCGAGGCGGCTCGGGAAAGGGATATTGCGCTGGTGGTGGTCTCCAACGACCTCAACGAGGACCTCCCTCCCGAGGACGCCGAGACCTGGCGTTACCTGGCCTTTCTGCAGCGGCTGCATGGCCGGCTGGCCCGGGAGGCCGACCGGGTCATCGAGGTGGTGGCCGGGTTGCCCATCGACTGGAAGCCTGCCGCAGAGCTCGACGAGGAGATCCTGCAATGA
- a CDS encoding adenosylcobinamide-GDP ribazoletransferase: protein MRDALFGLVLALQFLTRIPLPVACPWHAGTCRWALRSYPLAGLLIGAALAALATLGQGLPTPLLALALLSLWVALTGGLHLDRVMDVADALGSNAPLEKRWAIMKDSQVGSFAILALVFLLAWKGALIWALLEAGASPWLWVVLPALARFGALALLRLAPLARREGLAWTWRQHLAPRDLGLALLPLLIVFGFVPGGVWLLGALCFFLFVYGLAMVRAFTGINGDIVGAAIEGGELWLLFIAWSWWCFVMA from the coding sequence ATGAGAGACGCCCTTTTCGGGCTCGTGCTGGCCCTGCAGTTCCTGACCCGGATACCCCTGCCCGTGGCCTGTCCCTGGCATGCCGGCACCTGTCGCTGGGCGCTGCGCAGCTACCCCCTGGCGGGGCTGTTGATCGGCGCCGCCCTGGCGGCTCTGGCCACCCTGGGGCAGGGGCTGCCCACTCCGCTGCTGGCGCTGGCGCTGCTCAGCCTGTGGGTGGCCCTCACCGGCGGCCTGCACCTGGACCGCGTCATGGACGTGGCCGACGCGCTGGGCAGCAATGCGCCCCTGGAGAAGCGTTGGGCGATCATGAAGGACAGCCAGGTGGGCAGCTTCGCGATCCTGGCCCTGGTGTTCCTGCTGGCCTGGAAGGGGGCGTTGATCTGGGCCCTGCTCGAGGCCGGGGCGAGCCCCTGGCTGTGGGTGGTGCTGCCGGCGCTGGCGCGCTTCGGGGCCCTCGCCCTGCTGCGCCTGGCACCCCTGGCGCGGCGCGAGGGGCTAGCCTGGACCTGGCGGCAGCACCTGGCGCCGCGGGACCTCGGGCTTGCGCTGCTGCCGCTGCTGATCGTCTTCGGCTTTGTGCCGGGCGGTGTCTGGCTGCTCGGCGCCCTGTGCTTTTTTCTGTTTGTCTACGGCCTCGCCATGGTGCGGGCCTTCACCGGCATCAACGGCGATATCGTCGGTGCCGCCATCGAGGGAGGAGAACTATGGCTGCTGTTCATCGCCTGGAGCTGGTGGTGTTTCGTCATGGCGTGA
- a CDS encoding histidine phosphatase family protein: protein MAAVHRLELVVFRHGVTRWNLDRRYQGQRDIPLLLPDAVPDMDRLRDHLAGETFDALYCSDLTRCRQTLAHVLPGSEGAASFDARLRELDFGDYEGRTWDELKDDPRYRAWVDSAGMQAPPGGESADDLWARLKAWLEGVLAQAAEQGHRRVLAVSHGGAIRELRRRLEATDFWEGVVGQAQGRRFVIESERGGWQCCASSAVPALADAP, encoded by the coding sequence ATGGCTGCTGTTCATCGCCTGGAGCTGGTGGTGTTTCGTCATGGCGTGACGCGCTGGAACCTTGACCGGCGCTACCAGGGCCAGCGCGACATCCCGCTGCTGCTGCCCGATGCCGTGCCGGACATGGACCGCTTGCGTGACCACCTGGCGGGCGAGACCTTCGACGCCCTGTACTGCAGCGACCTGACCCGCTGTCGGCAGACCCTGGCCCATGTGCTGCCGGGGAGCGAAGGGGCGGCGTCCTTCGATGCGCGCCTGCGCGAGCTCGACTTCGGGGACTATGAGGGGCGCACCTGGGACGAGCTCAAGGACGATCCGCGCTATCGCGCCTGGGTCGACAGCGCCGGCATGCAGGCGCCGCCTGGCGGTGAGTCCGCCGACGATCTCTGGGCGCGCCTCAAAGCCTGGCTCGAGGGCGTGCTGGCCCAGGCCGCCGAGCAGGGGCATCGCCGCGTGCTGGCCGTGAGCCACGGCGGCGCCATCCGCGAGCTGCGTCGCCGCCTGGAGGCGACCGATTTCTGGGAGGGCGTCGTGGGCCAGGCCCAGGGGCGCCGCTTTGTGATCGAGAGCGAAAGAGGAGGCTGGCAATGCTGTGCATCATCGGCGGTGCCTGCTCTGGCCGACGCGCCCTAG
- a CDS encoding bifunctional adenosylcobinamide kinase/adenosylcobinamide-phosphate guanylyltransferase yields the protein MLCIIGGACSGRRALVAERYPQAVWHRLEPGEPPADWAGRAPSGGVLVITGWAEWLKALLAATADDEAVRSAWRAQLSALDEREREAQGEALLILDEMGCGIVPMAVEARRLRDLNGWLAQEVASRSRAVWQVRHGLCKQLK from the coding sequence ATGCTGTGCATCATCGGCGGTGCCTGCTCTGGCCGACGCGCCCTAGTCGCCGAGCGCTATCCGCAGGCGGTCTGGCATCGGCTGGAGCCGGGAGAGCCGCCCGCGGACTGGGCCGGCCGTGCGCCGTCGGGCGGTGTCCTGGTGATCACCGGCTGGGCGGAGTGGCTCAAGGCCCTGCTGGCCGCGACGGCCGATGACGAGGCCGTGCGCAGCGCCTGGCGGGCGCAGCTCTCGGCGCTGGACGAGCGGGAGCGAGAGGCGCAGGGCGAGGCGCTGCTGATCCTCGATGAGATGGGGTGTGGCATCGTGCCCATGGCCGTTGAGGCACGCCGCCTGCGCGACCTCAACGGCTGGCTTGCCCAGGAGGTCGCTTCGCGCAGCCGAGCTGTCTGGCAGGTGCGCCATGGGCTTTGCAAGCAATTGAAATAG
- a CDS encoding TonB-dependent receptor domain-containing protein yields the protein MNTTFASRGLATFALATLPLAIQPAEPQLEGAADTTAEAARLNPLVVTAALAPRTADETLASVTVLDEATLRRQDPASLPDLLRGQPGVDVTSNGSFGKNSSVYIRGTGNDQNVLLIDGIRLRSATAGGAAWQFLDPRMFQRAEIVRGPLGSLYGADAIGGVVQLFTPEGEEGDPRPRVSVGGGSFNTQRYSASLAGGSGGTRYYVAGSRFDTDGTPVRRGGEDKGYDNTSGLVRLAHTFDSDAEVGLLALRARGNTEFDGGESDFVQQVAGIYGELPVTGNWRSRLTLSEARDESDTVQSFGASTFDTRTQTARWENTLGFGVHELVAGAEYSEDRVSSTTTYDETTRDNAAVFAQGLLDFSPFAVQAALRYDDNQAFGDEVTGSLALGYDLDDSHTLRASYGTAFRAPTFNDLYWPFEDFGDWGSYQGNPDLRAETSSTVEVGIRGQYQAFYWDLAGYQSHVDDLIATETINGDSRPTNINEARIRGVELAAGAEIDDWTLAAALTYADPENRSGLNAGNRIQRRASQSARFDVDRALGDWTLGGSWILQGYRYEDAANTDRLNGFGLVNLRAGWDFAPMWSARLTVENALDKEYETARDYINAGRAAFVSVHFGQ from the coding sequence ATGAACACGACTTTTGCCTCCCGGGGCCTTGCGACCTTCGCACTGGCCACCCTGCCGCTGGCCATTCAGCCCGCTGAGCCTCAGCTCGAAGGCGCGGCCGACACCACCGCCGAGGCGGCACGCCTCAACCCCCTGGTGGTCACCGCCGCCCTGGCGCCGCGCACCGCCGATGAAACGCTCGCCTCCGTCACCGTGCTCGACGAGGCCACCCTGCGCCGCCAGGATCCGGCGAGCCTTCCCGACCTGCTGCGCGGCCAGCCGGGGGTAGACGTCACCTCCAACGGCAGCTTCGGCAAGAACAGCAGCGTCTATATCCGCGGCACCGGCAATGACCAGAACGTCTTGCTGATCGACGGCATTCGTCTGCGCTCCGCCACTGCCGGCGGTGCCGCCTGGCAGTTCCTCGACCCGCGGATGTTCCAGCGCGCCGAGATCGTGCGTGGTCCTCTCGGCAGCCTCTATGGCGCCGATGCCATCGGCGGCGTGGTGCAGCTCTTTACCCCGGAAGGCGAGGAGGGGGACCCCCGACCGCGGGTCTCCGTGGGCGGCGGCTCCTTCAATACCCAGCGCTACAGCGCCAGCCTGGCCGGTGGCAGCGGCGGCACCCGCTACTACGTCGCCGGCAGCCGCTTCGACACCGATGGCACGCCTGTGCGCCGCGGGGGCGAGGACAAGGGCTACGACAACACCTCGGGCCTGGTGAGGCTCGCCCATACCTTCGACAGCGACGCCGAGGTGGGCCTGTTAGCGCTACGTGCTCGCGGCAATACCGAGTTCGACGGCGGTGAGTCCGACTTCGTCCAGCAGGTGGCGGGCATCTACGGTGAGCTGCCGGTAACCGGGAACTGGCGTAGTCGTCTCACCCTCAGCGAAGCCAGGGACGAAAGCGATACTGTCCAGAGCTTTGGTGCCTCCACCTTCGATACCCGGACCCAAACGGCGCGCTGGGAAAACACCCTGGGTTTTGGCGTGCATGAACTGGTAGCCGGTGCCGAATACAGCGAAGACCGGGTCAGCAGCACGACCACCTATGACGAGACGACTCGCGACAACGCCGCGGTCTTTGCCCAGGGGCTGCTGGACTTCTCCCCCTTCGCCGTTCAGGCCGCTCTGCGCTATGACGATAACCAGGCCTTCGGCGATGAGGTCACCGGCAGCCTGGCGCTGGGCTACGATCTGGACGATTCCCATACGTTGCGTGCCAGCTACGGAACGGCATTTCGTGCGCCGACTTTCAACGATCTATATTGGCCATTCGAGGACTTCGGAGATTGGGGATCCTATCAGGGTAACCCTGACTTGCGGGCGGAGACCTCGTCCACCGTCGAAGTCGGTATACGCGGTCAGTACCAAGCCTTTTACTGGGACCTGGCGGGTTACCAGAGTCATGTTGATGATCTGATCGCGACGGAAACCATCAATGGTGATAGTCGCCCGACAAATATCAACGAGGCTCGCATCCGCGGTGTCGAACTGGCTGCCGGGGCCGAAATCGACGACTGGACCCTGGCGGCGGCGCTGACCTATGCCGATCCGGAAAATCGGAGTGGCCTCAATGCTGGCAATCGCATCCAGCGCCGGGCCAGTCAGAGCGCCCGCTTCGACGTGGATCGCGCACTGGGCGACTGGACGCTGGGAGGCTCCTGGATTCTGCAGGGTTACCGCTATGAGGATGCCGCCAATACTGATCGCCTTAACGGCTTCGGGCTGGTCAATCTGCGCGCCGGCTGGGACTTTGCGCCGATGTGGTCGGCTCGCCTGACTGTGGAGAATGCCCTGGACAAGGAGTACGAAACCGCGCGTGACTATATCAACGCCGGCCGTGCGGCCTTCGTGAGCGTTCACTTTGGCCAGTAG
- a CDS encoding cobalamin-binding protein — protein sequence MASSGQLGGALGPAAVFCASLGLALAGLGASEARADSPCAVDDRGREVCLDAPASRIAALSPGATELTWAAGAGEKVVAVVAYSDYPPEAREVQSVGSHTRMDLETLLSLAPDLVIGWITGNPAEQLETLEALGLPVFMIEPRTVEGVATAIERLARLAGSEAAGDAEAARFREGMAELAERHAEAEPVSVFYQVWDEPLMSVNDEHLIGQVVTLCGGVNVFGELSRLVPRLDDESVLAADPEAIIAGGMGEENRHWLAHWEQYPGLTAVASDNLFFVPPSLIQRPTPRLLEGSRILCDKLEVARARR from the coding sequence TTGGCCAGTAGCGGCCAGCTCGGCGGGGCCCTTGGCCCCGCTGCCGTCTTCTGCGCCTCGCTTGGCCTCGCCCTCGCGGGGCTGGGCGCGAGCGAGGCGCGCGCCGACTCCCCCTGTGCCGTCGATGACCGCGGCCGCGAGGTCTGCCTGGACGCGCCGGCCAGCCGTATCGCCGCGCTCTCGCCCGGGGCCACCGAGCTGACCTGGGCCGCCGGGGCAGGGGAGAAGGTGGTAGCGGTGGTGGCCTACAGCGACTATCCGCCTGAGGCCCGGGAGGTCCAATCGGTCGGCAGCCACACCCGCATGGACCTGGAAACCCTGCTGTCGCTCGCGCCGGATCTGGTGATCGGCTGGATCACCGGCAACCCGGCGGAGCAGCTCGAGACACTCGAGGCGCTGGGGCTGCCGGTGTTCATGATCGAGCCGCGCACCGTCGAGGGGGTCGCCACTGCCATCGAGCGGCTGGCACGCCTGGCCGGCAGCGAGGCGGCGGGCGACGCCGAGGCCGCCCGCTTCCGCGAGGGCATGGCGGAGCTCGCCGAGCGCCACGCCGAGGCCGAGCCGGTGTCGGTCTTCTATCAGGTGTGGGACGAGCCCCTGATGAGCGTCAACGACGAGCACCTGATCGGCCAGGTGGTGACCCTGTGCGGTGGCGTCAATGTCTTCGGTGAGCTCTCGCGGCTGGTGCCGCGCCTCGACGACGAGTCGGTGCTGGCCGCCGACCCCGAGGCGATCATCGCCGGCGGTATGGGCGAGGAGAACCGCCACTGGCTCGCCCACTGGGAGCAGTATCCGGGCCTGACTGCGGTCGCCAGCGACAATCTCTTCTTCGTGCCGCCCTCGCTGATCCAGCGGCCGACCCCGCGCCTGCTGGAGGGCAGCCGCATTCTCTGCGACAAGCTGGAGGTCGCGCGTGCCAGACGGTAG
- a CDS encoding FecCD family ABC transporter permease, which produces MRQLSLPLGLLLAAALAALALSVSVGSVGVAPGELWAVLRGGGEVLPRTLILELRVPRSLAAFAVGGLLAVAGALMQVLLRNPLADPYVLGLSGGASVGALAAMLGGMGGLMISGSAFGGALASTLLVFGLAHGTGSWTPSRLLLTGVVVAAGWGAVITLMLAVSPADRLPGMLYWLMGDLSYARTPWPALAMLLAICLLVVPMGRSLNVLARGPLQAAALGVAVRPLEWVIYVAASLLTAMAVTTAGSIGFVGLVVPHMLRLVLGNDQRLILPACALAGGTLLVLADTLARTLIAPEQLPVGVITALLGVPTFLYLLYRSR; this is translated from the coding sequence ATGCGACAGCTGAGCCTGCCCCTGGGCCTGCTGCTGGCGGCGGCGCTGGCGGCGCTGGCGCTGTCGGTCAGCGTCGGCAGTGTCGGCGTGGCGCCTGGCGAGCTGTGGGCGGTGCTCCGCGGCGGCGGCGAGGTCCTGCCGCGCACCCTCATCCTCGAGCTGCGGGTGCCGCGCTCGCTTGCGGCCTTCGCCGTCGGCGGCCTGCTGGCGGTAGCCGGTGCGCTGATGCAGGTGCTGCTGCGCAACCCCCTGGCCGACCCCTATGTACTGGGACTCTCCGGCGGCGCCTCGGTGGGGGCGCTCGCCGCCATGCTGGGCGGCATGGGGGGGCTTATGATCTCCGGTTCGGCCTTCGGGGGCGCGCTGGCCTCGACCCTGCTGGTGTTCGGCCTGGCCCATGGCACCGGCAGCTGGACGCCGTCGCGGCTGCTGCTCACCGGGGTGGTGGTGGCCGCCGGCTGGGGGGCAGTGATCACCTTGATGCTGGCGGTGAGCCCCGCCGATCGTCTGCCCGGCATGCTCTACTGGCTGATGGGGGATCTCTCCTACGCGCGCACCCCCTGGCCGGCGCTCGCCATGCTGCTGGCGATCTGTCTGCTGGTGGTGCCCATGGGGCGCAGCCTCAACGTGCTGGCCCGTGGGCCGCTCCAGGCGGCGGCGCTCGGCGTGGCGGTGCGGCCGCTGGAGTGGGTCATCTATGTGGCCGCCAGCCTGCTCACCGCCATGGCGGTGACCACCGCCGGCAGCATCGGCTTCGTGGGGCTGGTGGTGCCGCATATGCTGCGCCTGGTGCTGGGCAACGACCAGCGCCTGATCCTGCCGGCCTGCGCCCTGGCCGGCGGCACCCTGCTGGTGCTGGCCGATACCCTGGCGCGCACCCTGATCGCCCCGGAACAGCTGCCGGTAGGGGTGATCACCGCGCTGCTTGGCGTCCCCACCTTCCTCTACCTGCTCTATCGGAGCCGCTGA
- a CDS encoding ABC transporter ATP-binding protein — protein sequence MSRLDIRELVVDVPGRADGRALTLCVEPGQVWGVLGPNGAGKTTLLHTLAGLRTPRRGEVLLDGRPLATLGRRRVAQRLGLVFQERHDGFPATVRETALIGRHPWLSPWQMEGGEDLRLAEAALARLDVDHLADRLVSTLSGGERQRLTIATVLTQAPHLWLADEPTNHLDLHHQTEVMALLAGEAAAGRAVMMCLHDLNLAARWCDHLLLLYPDGEACWGPADTMLEPAALERLYGQRLATAWVDGAPVFVPAR from the coding sequence ATGAGCCGTCTCGATATTCGAGAGCTGGTTGTCGACGTCCCCGGGCGCGCCGATGGACGGGCGCTGACGCTCTGCGTCGAACCCGGCCAGGTGTGGGGCGTGCTGGGGCCCAACGGAGCCGGCAAGACCACCCTGCTGCATACCCTGGCCGGGCTCAGGACGCCGCGCCGAGGGGAGGTGCTGCTCGACGGCCGACCCCTCGCCACCCTGGGCCGCCGCCGGGTCGCCCAGCGGCTGGGGCTGGTATTCCAGGAGCGCCACGATGGCTTTCCCGCCACGGTGCGCGAGACCGCCCTGATCGGCCGCCACCCCTGGCTGTCGCCCTGGCAGATGGAGGGCGGTGAAGACCTGCGCCTGGCCGAGGCGGCGCTGGCGCGGCTCGATGTCGACCACCTGGCCGACCGCCTGGTCAGCACCCTCTCCGGCGGCGAGCGCCAGCGCCTGACCATCGCCACGGTGCTGACCCAGGCGCCGCACCTATGGCTGGCCGACGAGCCCACCAACCATCTCGACCTGCACCATCAGACCGAGGTCATGGCGCTGCTCGCCGGCGAGGCCGCCGCCGGCCGCGCGGTGATGATGTGCCTGCACGACCTCAACCTGGCGGCGCGCTGGTGTGACCACCTGCTGCTGCTCTATCCCGACGGCGAGGCCTGCTGGGGCCCGGCGGACACCATGCTGGAGCCCGCGGCTCTGGAGCGGCTCTATGGCCAGCGCCTGGCCACCGCCTGGGTCGATGGCGCCCCGGTTTTTGTGCCCGCCAGGTAA
- a CDS encoding ABC transporter ATP-binding protein, protein MRLTAENIDWTVQGHRLLNDVSLAVAPGETFGLIGPNGSGKSTLLRVLAGLRRPKRGRVLVDDRPMRRMRQREIARAIAFVEQQAETLDRVVVRQVVALGRTPFLSPLRPWSDEDDAIVGQALDDVDMGHLAGRLWHTLSGGERQRVHIARALAQRPRILLLDEPTNHLDIRHQLSILQLVGRLPVTVVIALHDLNQAMSCDRIGVMEAGRLVDIGPPERVLTVERLRRTFGVQADFLDDPGDQGRILRFRHAL, encoded by the coding sequence ATGAGACTGACCGCCGAAAACATCGACTGGACGGTCCAGGGGCACCGCTTGCTGAACGACGTCAGCCTCGCGGTGGCCCCCGGGGAGACCTTCGGGTTGATCGGCCCGAATGGCTCGGGCAAGAGCACCCTGCTGCGGGTCCTGGCCGGGCTGCGCCGGCCGAAGCGCGGGCGCGTGCTGGTAGATGACCGGCCGATGCGGCGGATGCGCCAGCGGGAGATCGCCCGCGCCATCGCCTTCGTCGAACAGCAGGCGGAGACCCTCGACCGGGTGGTGGTTCGCCAGGTGGTCGCCCTGGGCCGAACGCCCTTCCTCTCGCCGCTGCGCCCCTGGTCCGACGAAGATGATGCCATCGTCGGCCAGGCCCTCGACGACGTCGATATGGGGCACCTGGCGGGGCGTCTCTGGCACACCCTCTCCGGCGGCGAGCGCCAGCGGGTGCATATCGCCCGGGCCCTGGCCCAGCGGCCGAGGATCCTGCTGCTCGACGAGCCCACCAACCACCTGGATATCCGCCACCAGCTGTCGATCCTGCAACTGGTCGGGCGGCTACCGGTCACGGTGGTGATCGCCCTGCACGACCTCAACCAGGCCATGTCCTGTGATCGCATCGGGGTGATGGAGGCCGGCCGCCTGGTGGATATCGGCCCACCCGAGCGGGTCCTCACCGTCGAGCGGCTGCGCCGCACCTTCGGCGTGCAGGCGGACTTTCTCGATGACCCCGGGGACCAGGGCCGGATCCTGCGTTTTCGCCACGCCCTCTGA
- a CDS encoding FecCD family ABC transporter permease: protein MNASIALSPAVRLPWRWAWLAPPILFVAIMAGTAIGETAIPVETILKVLANQLWGADYAVDRIDAGIVWNYRLSRTLLAAGCGAGLALAGVVLQALLRNPLADPFLMGISAGASTGAVAVTIAGLGAGTLTLSLGAFAGAGLAFGLVVLLAQAAGSGTGGGRGAQAAGAIILAGIAGSQLFNALTAFIIARSASAEQARGIMFWLMGNLSGVRWDDVVLGLPVALGGLLVCLWYRQALDAFTFGADGAASLGIAVNRVRGVLIGAMALVTAVMVSMVGAIGFVGLVIPHAMRFLVGSRHTRLVPASALAGAVFLIGADILSRVLVPGQVLPIGVVTALIGAPAFAIILIRGARTS from the coding sequence ATGAATGCGTCGATAGCCCTGTCTCCAGCGGTGCGCTTGCCATGGCGCTGGGCCTGGCTGGCGCCACCGATCCTGTTTGTCGCCATCATGGCGGGTACCGCCATCGGCGAGACCGCGATCCCGGTGGAGACCATCCTCAAGGTACTGGCCAACCAGCTCTGGGGGGCGGACTATGCCGTCGATCGCATCGATGCCGGCATCGTCTGGAACTATCGGCTCAGCCGCACCCTGCTCGCCGCCGGTTGCGGCGCCGGGCTGGCCCTGGCCGGCGTGGTCCTGCAGGCGCTGCTGCGCAACCCCCTGGCCGACCCCTTCCTGATGGGGATCTCCGCCGGCGCCTCTACCGGCGCCGTGGCGGTGACCATCGCCGGGCTCGGCGCCGGCACCCTGACGCTCTCCCTCGGCGCCTTCGCCGGGGCGGGACTGGCCTTCGGCCTGGTGGTGCTGCTCGCCCAGGCCGCCGGCAGCGGCACCGGGGGCGGACGCGGTGCCCAGGCCGCGGGGGCCATCATCCTCGCCGGTATCGCCGGCTCGCAGCTCTTCAATGCCCTCACCGCCTTTATCATTGCCAGGTCGGCGAGTGCCGAGCAGGCGCGGGGGATCATGTTCTGGCTGATGGGCAACCTCTCCGGCGTGCGCTGGGACGACGTGGTCCTGGGACTGCCAGTGGCGCTGGGCGGCCTGCTGGTCTGCCTGTGGTACCGGCAGGCGCTGGACGCCTTTACCTTCGGTGCCGACGGCGCCGCCTCGCTGGGCATCGCCGTGAACCGGGTACGCGGCGTGCTGATCGGCGCCATGGCCCTGGTCACCGCGGTGATGGTCTCCATGGTCGGCGCCATCGGATTCGTGGGCCTGGTGATTCCCCATGCCATGCGTTTCCTGGTCGGCAGCCGCCACACCCGGCTGGTGCCGGCCTCGGCGCTGGCCGGCGCGGTCTTCCTGATCGGCGCGGATATCCTCTCCCGGGTCCTGGTGCCGGGGCAGGTGCTGCCGATCGGCGTGGTCACGGCGCTGATCGGCGCCCCGGCCTTCGCCATCATCCTGATTCGCGGGGCGCGGACCTCATGA
- a CDS encoding ABC transporter substrate-binding protein, producing MEISLPSAPQSTVTVGQSATEILYALGLAERVAGTSVWFTPVLPEFREINADIERLADNDPSFEAVVNRRPELVAAQYEWHVGPTGSVATREQFHELGIATYVMPADCDTKDNSTGGDGTRTAAFSPESVYKGIRELATIFDVQEAGNALVAELETREATAIAAAEALELPDDLSAVFWFSSPDRSAAPYVAGRLGAPGYMMDALGIRNVVESDEEWPTVGWESIARADPDIIVVARMDRRRFAADDIAEKLDFLHSDPVTREMSAVRNGRIIEMDAHAMSATMRTLVGLETLVDALPTLAFDR from the coding sequence ATGGAGATCAGCCTCCCCTCCGCACCGCAAAGCACGGTTACCGTCGGGCAATCGGCCACCGAAATCCTCTATGCCCTGGGACTGGCCGAGCGGGTCGCCGGCACCTCGGTCTGGTTCACTCCGGTGCTGCCGGAATTCCGCGAGATCAATGCCGATATCGAGCGCCTGGCCGACAACGATCCGAGCTTCGAGGCCGTGGTCAACCGCCGCCCCGAGCTCGTCGCCGCCCAGTATGAGTGGCATGTCGGCCCCACCGGCAGCGTGGCGACCCGCGAGCAGTTTCACGAGCTGGGCATCGCCACCTATGTGATGCCGGCGGATTGCGATACCAAGGACAACAGCACCGGCGGCGACGGCACCCGGACCGCCGCCTTCTCCCCCGAATCGGTCTACAAGGGCATCCGCGAGCTGGCCACCATCTTCGATGTCCAGGAGGCCGGTAACGCCCTGGTGGCCGAGCTGGAAACGCGCGAGGCGACTGCCATCGCCGCTGCCGAGGCCCTGGAACTGCCGGACGATCTGTCGGCGGTATTCTGGTTCTCTTCCCCCGACCGCTCCGCCGCCCCTTATGTCGCCGGCCGCCTCGGCGCGCCGGGCTATATGATGGACGCCTTGGGCATCCGCAACGTGGTGGAATCCGACGAGGAGTGGCCTACCGTCGGCTGGGAATCCATCGCCCGGGCCGACCCGGATATCATCGTGGTGGCCCGCATGGATCGTCGCCGCTTCGCCGCCGACGATATCGCCGAAAAGCTCGACTTTCTGCATAGCGATCCGGTGACCCGGGAGATGTCGGCGGTACGCAACGGCCGCATCATCGAGATGGATGCCCATGCAATGAGCGCCACCATGCGCACCCTCGTCGGCCTCGAAACCCTGGTCGACGCCTTGCCGACCCTCGCCTTCGACCGATGA